DNA from Fusarium musae strain F31 chromosome 7, whole genome shotgun sequence:
TTACAGTTCCCGAGGTGAGATCCAAGAGACTTTTCTGTACCGCTGGAAGCTCATTACGTTGTTTGACAGGCTGAGACTATGAGAGCAACTCAGCTTATGATAAGAGCTTCGCTGCAGCTATGACAACGAACGTACGTTGTGCTTCAAGTTGGACACGGAGTGTCATGGTGTCTCGGCAGAGGTTGCTTCTCATGTACAATTCCCGCAGCCGATACATCACATCCTGCTGAGATCCCTATGATCAAATCCGAGCGAAGCGAGAACAGGCCCTCCGCCAGGAGCCCCCGGAGGGAAACATCATGTCGCGGTAGACAAAGTAGTGCAATCAGTAGCTCGATGCTCATCAGACTCATGAGACACATCGGAAAGTCAGGAGCTTTGCCCTAAGGTCAGGGTATCTTGAATTTTAAGATGCATATACTAGGTAGTCGACAGGGGCAAAAGTGACTGGCAATCGGTATTCCATTTAATGCGTGCTCACCTTCTACCTCTTCCTGCTGCAGGCGGCATCCCAGGCATGCCGCCACCGCCCATACCCATCTGTCTCATCATGGCCTGCATATCCATACCACCGGGCatgcctccgcctcctccgccgagcatcttcatcaagcttcccATATCGGGCATGCCTCCTGCACCACCGGCGCCTCCCATGCTCTGTAACCTCTTTTGCATGGCTGCTAATTGCTGTGCCTTGTTGCCTCCGCCCATGGCCTGTTGGGCGCGCTGCATGTTCTTCATGTTTCCGCCCATCTTCTTTGCCATGCCTGCCATCATTCGTTGTTGGGTGAGGAGGTCCTCGACTTCGCGTACTGATGTGCCGGAACCGCGTGCGATTCGGGTCATTCGGGTGGGTTGTTCGATGAGGATCTTGCCGTCCGAATCGAGTTCCTTTTCGGTCATTGAGTCGCAGATGTAGATCATTCGCTTGAGTTTGGCGCCGCCTTCTTCGTCGTCCATGCCCTGCATCATGTTGCTCATGCCGGGGATCATGCCGGCCATTTTCGAGAGGGGGCCCATCttcatgatgttggagaGCTGGTCGCGGAGGTCGCGCACGGTGAATATGCCCTCCTGGATGTGCTTGATGGTGTCTTTctggttgaggttgaggctctGCACGTGCTCCATCAATCCAGCCATGTCGCCCATGCCGAGGAGCTTTTGGACGAATTGTTGGGGGGCAAACTTTTCGAAGTCGAGCATGTGTTCACCGGTACCGATAAAGACGATGGGGGTGTGTGTTGCAGCGACTGCAGAGATGGCACCACCACCGTGTGCGTGGCCGTCGGTTttcgtgatgatgatggctccGAAATCAGCTGCCTCCTTGAACGCCTTGGCCTGTGACTCTGCTTGTTGACCGATCGAAGCGTCGAGGACCATGATAGTCTCGTCGGGtttgatggcttcttggaTATCCACCATCTCCTGGAAGAGGGCAGACTCTTGTCGGTGGCGACCTGATgtatcgacgatgatgacctCGAACCTCTCCTTCTTGAATTGGTCGACACCAGCCCTCGCAACCTCGGCGGGATCCGTTTCTGTGAGGGAACCGTAGTAGGGGATCTTTGCTTTTGTGGCGTTCTGCTTCAACTGATCAAAGGCACCAGCTCTGAAGGTATCGGCACAAACCAGACACGCCTTGAAACCTCTGGACTGGTAGTGTCGCGCGAGCTTTGTACATGTGGTCGTCTTTCCAGCACCCTGGAGACCAACAAACATGATGACATTgctctttcccttcttcggTCGGAACGGTTCGGCGTGGGGATCGACGAGTTTGACGAGTTCATCGAAGACGGCTTTCTGGATGAGGCGTTTCTTGTTTACGGCGGGGGGGAGTTCTTTGAAGTTGACGGTGGACTTGATAGATTTCCGTAGTTGGCCGACGAGTCGTACATTGACGTCTGCTTCGAGGAGAGCGGCGCAAATCTCCTTGAGCATGCCATCGAAGGCCTAGACTGTTAGCGGGGCGGGGGAGACGGGGGCAATTGGGGGGGGCACCTTTTCGTCGAGATTTTGCTCTCGGGTCAGGTTTGTGACCGCCGCGTTGATGCGACGGCCGAGATCTTGAAGAACCATGGTGATTTGATGCGACTTTGATGTCGCGGGGTATCCTGATGATTGAGTGTGGCACTGTGGCCACGAGAAGATGTGGAGGTGGGGTTTGTGGTTTTTCCGGTCCGGGACGCACCCGCTGCAGCCAACTTGAGCTAAAGGTGTCTTATCACGCAAATAATTACCTTTCGGGGCAGTTCTAGCCTGTGAATAGATACGGATGGCTATATAAGGTGGCCTATTGTATTGTAGGAATTGTAATCATTGTCAGAGACAAACAAAATGGGCCGTCATAATCTTCAGTACCCCAAAGACTCGACAAATACCATCAAACGGTACAAGGTCCACGGGGTTTATGACCTCGAGACTGTCCATAGTATCGTCAATACATGTCCGATCCTTCATATATCGTTCAATACACCCTCTCAGCCGTTTCCGGTTGTTCTGCCGATGATAGGACAGCTAGGGTCGTTTGACCGGCCGAGTTCAAGTCTGCGCGATCCTCTGGAACTATATCTTCATGGATATGTGTCGTCGAGGATCATGAACTTGGCTCAGACATCGACGGTCGATGGAGAAGAGATCCAGGGAATGCCCGTTTGTGTTGCTGCATCGCACGTTGATGGACTCGTCTTGACTCTGGCGACGTATTCGCACAACTACAACTATCGATCCGCTGTGATCTACGGCTACGCGACTACTGTCAAATCTGATGAAGAAAAGCTGTATGCGATGGaactcatcagcaacagTGTTGTGGCTGATCGTTGGAAGCATACACGACAGCCTCCGTTGGCGTCGGAGATGCAGAGCACGAATatcctcaaggtcaagatcacTTCGGCAAGTGCCAAGATCAGTGCGGGATCAACGACGGATGACAAGAGTGATTTGGAGAATGAGAGTCTGGTGAACTCGACGTGGACGGGTGTGTTGCCCGTGTATCAGACAATCGGGGAGCCGATTCCGGGTCCGTACAACAAGGTTGAAGTGTCTGAGCATATTGCAAGCTTTGCAAAGGATACGaatgacgagaagaagcagagatcTTTGGATGCAGCCAAGGGTGAAAGGAGGGCGACTTGATCGATGATTGTTTGTATTTGATGCAATTGATGTTTGATGGATATCCCTCCGGGGGCTCCTGGCGGAGGGCCGTTTCTCGCTCCGCTCGTGCTTGATCACAGACATTTTTGGACCGTACCTTAGTTTCAATTCAATGATTTGCACTCACACTGTTTGTCCCAAATACGACGGCCGACAACATCAGATGCTCAGGTTCTGCCTATGCTTATGTTGAATTGATCGTCGGTTGCTGACGTGGGTGATCTCGCATTCGTCGTATTCCGTGTCGACAACCATGAACCCGAGCAATACGGACACCTAATGTAATGATCATTTCATCAACCACTCAACCCGAACATCCATGGAATCTTTAAATGGCACCCTCAGTCATGGCGACTTCATTCCTGCCAAGCGGCAATTATGAAACTTCTCGCATTGTCACGACTTTGGCTCCCAATCTACGTCGGTGCTGAAACTCCAACAGCTACCCTCGACTCAGGCCCAATCTTTGGTCTCACCACAACTCTCCCTGCTGCTTCGCCCGTGAACAAGTTTCTCGGCATTCCGTATGCCGCCAAACCAGAACGGTTCAGCCGTGCAACGAAGCCTGAACCATGGACAAGGTTGTTGAATGCGACCGTGTTTGGTCCTTCATGCAGACAACTATTTGTCCAAAGTGGTGGGTCTGTCTATAATTCATGGAATGAAGCTAACGATGTAGAACTCACACCAGAGATTGATCTGCTCAAAGGACTGTTCAATACAGCATCCCGTGAGAGTGAAGACtgtctcttcatcaatgccTTCGCTCCAGCAGACCCCCACCCTTCAAGGGCTGTGCTATTGTTCATCAGTGGCGGTGGATGGCAGCAGGGTAACGGAGAAATTGACCTCAGCGGCTTCGCGGCGTATGAAGACATCGTCGTCTTTACCTTCAATTACAGAACAAATGGTAAGTCGACTCTAGCTTGTGAGCATTGCTAACAAGACAGTCTTTGGGTTCCCAAACTCTCCAGACATACCAGTTTCAGAAATAAACCTCGGCATCCATGATCAGCAGCTCGCTCTCGAATGGGTTCAACGGAATGCTCGTGCCTTTGGGGGTGATCCCGACAAAGTCACCATCTGGGGTGAATCTGCAGGCGCCAT
Protein-coding regions in this window:
- a CDS encoding hypothetical protein (EggNog:ENOG41~BUSCO:EOG09261V9P); amino-acid sequence: MVLQDLGRRINAAVTNLTREQNLDEKAFDGMLKEICAALLEADVNVRLVGQLRKSIKSTVNFKELPPAVNKKRLIQKAVFDELVKLVDPHAEPFRPKKGKSNVIMFVGLQGAGKTTTCTKLARHYQSRGFKACLVCADTFRAGAFDQLKQNATKAKIPYYGSLTETDPAEVARAGVDQFKKERFEVIIVDTSGRHRQESALFQEMVDIQEAIKPDETIMVLDASIGQQAESQAKAFKEAADFGAIIITKTDGHAHGGGAISAVAATHTPIVFIGTGEHMLDFEKFAPQQFVQKLLGMGDMAGLMEHVQSLNLNQKDTIKHIQEGIFTVRDLRDQLSNIMKMGPLSKMAGMIPGMSNMMQGMDDEEGGAKLKRMIYICDSMTEKELDSDGKILIEQPTRMTRIARGSGTSVREVEDLLTQQRMMAGMAKKMGGNMKNMQRAQQAMGGGNKAQQLAAMQKRLQSMGGAGGAGGMPDMGSLMKMLGGGGGGMPGGMDMQAMMRQMGMGGGGMPGMPPAAGRGRR